The window GTTGCTActttagttttttatttaaaaaatccatttattttatcgATGACAAGATTATCTTGTATTATGAATGTCggcttaaaaaaaaaaacaaacaaacaaacttTTGAAGGCCACTTGATTAACTTTTCCCAAATAAGAAATTGGATGCTATAGTATACATTGTGGTAAGTTAGAAATGATACAGCAGGTCGtttatctttttctctttttaacTCGTGTTACAATTTATGAGAAACCCAGTGAACTAATTTATAAACGGTTTCATtcctaataaaaaatgttcttttattttttattttttattttttattttttacataCACTGTTCgccaaaaatatacattaaaagaagaagaaaaaaaaaaaaaaattaaaaaatgaataaaaaaaagaatatcttaaaaaaattaaaaataaaataaaaaaaacttttcatattcattttattttattcattttattttattttattttctttccaataaacaataaaaatacttaattagaaaaatcaatttcAACGTCTTTCAATTAACTTTaatcattattttaaatatcatttaaatatcGAACAACAAAAGTCACTTTCAATTAattgtaaatttttatatactaAAAGCTAGaactaaaaacaaacaaacaagaTGTCTACATCCAACGCTAAAGAACACAACAGAactaaatttttgaaagaatTCCCCAAATTAGTTGATGAATTAAAATCCATTTTGACAGACTATGGTTTACCAAAAGAAGCTATTACTTGGTATGAAAAATCTCTAAATTATAACACTCCAGGCGGGAAATTAAACAGAGGTTTATCTGTAGTTGACTCATATGCCATTTTGAAGGGTTATAAATCTGTAGATGATTTACCAGAAGAGACTTATTTTAAAGTTGCACTACTAGGTTGGTGTATTGAATTGTTACAAGCCTATTTTTTGGTTGCTGATGACATGATGGATAAGTCTATCACTAGAAGAGGTCAGCCATGCTGGTATAGAGTTCCAAATGTTGGAGAAATCGCCATTAATGACGCTTTTATGTTGGAAGGTgccatttatattttattaaaaagacaTTTTAAGAAAGAAACATATTATGTTGATTTGTTGGAATTATTCCATGAAGTTACATTTCAAACTGAATTGGGCCAGTTGTTGGATTTGATCACTGCTCCTGAAGATCACGTCGACTTGAGTaagttttctttaaaaaaacactcgtttattgttatttttaaaacagcctactattctttttatttaccaGTTGCATTGGCCATGTATGTAGCTGGCATTGCCGACgaaaaagatttgaaaCAAGCACACGATGTTTTGATCCCATTAGGTGAATATTTCCAAATCCAAGATGATTATTTGGATTGTTTTGGAAAAGCCGAAGATATCGGGAAGATTGGTACCGATATCCAAGATAACAAATGTTCTTGGGTCATCAACACTGCTTTAACTAAATGTACTCCAGAAGAGAGGGCTATTTTGGATTCAAATTATGGTGTGAAAAATGCCGAAAGTGAAAAGAAATGTAAAACtatctttaataatttggGCCTTGATAAATTGTATCATGAATATGAAGAATCAGTTGCTGCTGACttgagaaaaaagattgcTGCCATTGATGAATCTCGTGGATTTAAGAGTGAAGTTTTAACTGTTTTcttaaacaaaatttataaaagatCTAAATAGACTAACCTGATATTATCGTATGTAATTTTATAGGTTTAAGAATAATCTTTTGTTGTAAAACTTCCCAgcataataacaacaaacgGGGGAAATTGATACACGCAAGGTTATATTACTGTTGTCGGTATACCGTCTGACCAATGAAATGCttgtatttgtttttaatttaatacgtacacaaaaataaaagttgcTCGTACAGGTTAGAGTCCGGGTAAAGCAATATAATACACAAAggaagattattattacttttaatacttaaaaattaaaataaactacGCATTTTTCGGGGTAATTCctactatattttttgtatttattttattattactttttttttttttttttggttcttaaaaaataaaggaaaaaattatatttctgTAGCTTGATAAATTTGGCAATAAGTTTCTGATGTCTTTAATATTCTGGTTTTTTACTTTTGTCTAAACATTATAAACTCTTTTTTAGATTCCACcgaaccttttttttttttttcaactctTCTCTTTCTATTTGTaagttataaaaaaagacaacCAAGTTTTTAAGTACCTTTAACACTTAagaattaacaaaaaaaaaaaaaacacatatatatcaaaaatgGGTGGTCCACAAGCTAAAACTTATATGGGTTGGTGGGGTCATTTAGGCTCtccaaaacaaaaacacaTTACCAGCTATGCTGTTTCTCCATTTGCTCAGAAACCATTC is drawn from Saccharomycodes ludwigii strain NBRC 1722 chromosome V, whole genome shotgun sequence and contains these coding sequences:
- the ERG20 gene encoding bifunctional (2E,6E)-farnesyl diphosphate synthase/dimethylallyltranstransferase (similar to Saccharomyces cerevisiae YJL167W | ERG20 | ERGosterol biosynthesis), with product MSTSNAKEHNRTKFLKEFPKLVDELKSILTDYGLPKEAITWYEKSLNYNTPGGKLNRGLSVVDSYAILKGYKSVDDLPEETYFKVALLGWCIELLQAYFLVADDMMDKSITRRGQPCWYRVPNVGEIAINDAFMLEGAIYILLKRHFKKETYYVDLLELFHEVTFQTELGQLLDLITAPEDHVDLSKFSLKKHSFIVIFKTAYYSFYLPVALAMYVAGIADEKDLKQAHDVLIPLGEYFQIQDDYLDCFGKAEDIGKIGTDIQDNKCSWVINTALTKCTPEERAILDSNYGVKNAESEKKCKTIFNNLGLDKLYHEYEESVAADLRKKIAAIDESRGFKSEVLTVFLNKIYKRSK